AGGCTCGTACTCATCTCCGTTTTTCTCTCTCACAGAGAGTAGGAATCTGCTCAAATAATTGTCGAGTTCTTGTGGAGGTATCTCTTCAAATTGTCTAttctccttttcctttgcccTGAAAGAACTTAGTAGAGCCATGtcatttttcgtcttttttcgCGTGTTACTGTTGTCTTCATTGTCAAtaaattcttccacttctgtaatgtcaaacgtaacaaatctttctgccatttcTGCTGGTAATTTCACAACTTATAAGCGGAAATCAACCGAGAAACAGAGAATGAGAGGAAACTTCCTTCGCAAACGCGAGCGATTGAAAACAATCCTCGCTGGATCCCAACGAAAGTGCAAGTTGCTATGGCGAGAAAAGAAGATTTCctgatttctgattggctgatattTTTACACGTAAAAACATTGTATTTTTACGTGTGAAAATATATGGATTTTCTCAGTGGCAGAAATCCTAATAAAACACCGGtgttttaaataataaaatggTAAATACGACCCAAATACCCCTGGTTTCTTCGGCCAAGGCTCATATCGATGAAATGTCAGAGAGTTGGGTAACAGTTACGTCTCATTTTGGTTTACATAGCGCATATAGCGatcgacatttcaaaatggtgcgCTGGGGTGAACTCAAGCTTTCATGAATAGCAAGACTTCAATTCCCTGCACTTGTAGTGAATTCTAAGCGACGCCGTCTTTTGTGACTGTGCCAAGCTCTGCCTAATTATGGTTGGATCTTCGGAAGAAGGTAAATGTGGTCAACGGCACGTAGTGATATCAAGCTTTCATGATGCAAACGAAGCTACACTTCTCCAGGCACGCTGTCGTAGATGTATAAACGTTTTGCGGACGAAACTCGCTATTCCGGGCAGGCTGCgttgatgtaactttttgtaagcAACAAACTCTTCGACGAACAGTTTTTGTAATGAGTGTTGTCAGCTGTGGACAAATAGCATCATACAACAATGGTACGTAGTATTCCATCGATTAACATGTCCTCCACATGCATTGGCAACTGGAATGTGCGGTGAGTTTTGTCTTATGTGCAAAGACGAGGTTATATTAATCTGTAGAATAttaatttcaaatgcaacaaCGTTAGACAAAAGTCGCCAGGTTGCCAAGAGGCCCCCTTGTTTGTTCATGTACATTAGCTTGTAAGTTGTCAGCGATTTTCACAACATTGCCAAATTACCCCAAATTGGCCGGCTTTTCAAGGGGGCCTTCTCGTCCTCCCATTTGCATTGGCCACCAAgttgttggcgattttgacgaatttgccatttttgctaGATTCGCCAAATTTGCCGGCTTTCCAAGTGGGCCCTCtggtcttctcatttgcattggcctcaaAGTTGTCGgcaattttgaccaatttgccattttcgccaaattcgccaaattcgccggctttccaagggggccctcttgtcttctcactTGCATTGGCCAACAAGTTGTTGGCGATTTTGAtgaatttgccatttttgctaGATTCggcaaatttataaacaactataaacaaccaatcaaattgctgcTTGTAAAGTTGAGCCAtgtttgtgaaaatttcatggcttactgtagtttgcgaaacgaaatggaaatctgtagtttgcgaaatggaaatctgtagtttgcgaaatggaaatctgtagtttgcgaaatggaaatctgtagtttgcgaaatgagaatctgtagtttgcgaaatgggaatctgtagtttgcgaaatgaaaatctgtagtttgcgaaatgagaatctgtagtttgcgaaatgaaaatctgtagtttgcgaaatgaacatatatcctttctcgctgcgtcaactcggatattctaaacagaaaattccccccaaaaaaaccgtttcgccttgcgcggaatgcgtgacgttttcgaaattgtttaaattcatttagtagcggtagtgtattttcattctcgattattgttagattttagaaccgtttttgttgaaattaaattgcttagccttctctattattgaatcacttatttctttataagaggtgatgaaaagtttcggttttcactgtggctatatggccggtaaccggtcacggttttcaaaatattacatgaccggcagtccggtattttcaataaatttcatcaatcgattaatcccagctaaactaaagtatcttatgtcgattgagaatagacaagcgatcctgaaatactttatagatctgagaggatctgaagtctgagaccagcgtaaaccaaacgagatttgagatctataaagcatttcaggatcgcttgactattcttaatcgattgattgctgaaatttattgaaaataccggactgccggtcatgtagtattttgaaaaccgtgaccggttaccggccatatagccgcagcgaaaaccgaaacttttcatcacctcttataaagaaataagtgactcaataatagagaaggctaagcaatttaatttcaacaaaaacagtTCTAAAATccaacaataatcgagaatgataatacactaccgctactaaagtCACTAAaggatttaaacaatttcgaaaacgtcacgcattccgcgcaaggcgaaacggtttttttggggggaattttctttttagaatatccgagttgacgcagcgacaaaggatatatgttcatttcgcaaactacagattttcatttcgcaaactacagattctcatttcgcaaactacagattttcatttcgcaaactacagatttccatttcgcaaagtacagatttccatttcgcaaactacagattcccatttcgcaaactacagatttccatttccatttcgtttcgtcccatttcgtttcgcaaactacagtaagccgcgggaaaggtaatgtttatttcgcaaactacagattttcatttcgcaaactacagattttcgtttcgcaaactacagattcccatttcgcaaactacagattcccatttcgcaaactacagatttccatttcgcaaactacagatttccatttcgcaaactacagatttccatttcgtttcgtcccatttcgtttcgcaaactacagcaAGCCAAATTTCATCCCATCTCTATATTAAACAGAAACAGGCACTCTTGCATTGGCCTTATTCTGACATTTCCAATGCTGCATTTACTGTAAGTTGTTAAGCCCAAGACTTTGTAGATGggtttcaaaatattttaaaatttcatcATCAGCCAAGCAATCAGTCTTTGGTACACACTAACATGTCATCAAGACCTTGCTTTTCACCGTGCttgaaatttcaaatgaaatgaGTCTTAGTTGCTTGATAGTGACTTCAAGGAACGattgtttttgtgcaaaataCACCTTTGTGATTGTGCGGGGCTTTTGTTTGTGATGTTTTTGGCCAGGTCGCGATCGGTTCCCATCAATACCATTTGCATTATTTGCAGTTCATGAAAAAAGAATTAAGTCAAAGCAATTTATGTTTGCCAATGCAAGTCTCAATTAAGTAGCACTGTTTATGGAGTGATACAGTGTCTTTTCATTAACAAGTTTCCGAGATACTGTTTTGAAGTGGTTTTCTCAGTAAAAACTAAAGAAATTACTAACAGCTACGTAGTTATGAATGAGAGCACTGCTGTAGTGTTGAAATTTAGTTTTGTCGGTTAGTAAGATACACTGTATATATTCATTTGTCAGTTTCAAATGACAATGTGACACATTTGCTTTTCTGACATGAGTAGTTTCATGTAAAACTTATGAAGCTGTGACTCTGTTCACACAGTGAGAATAAGCAAATGAGAGGCCAGTTTAGCGACATGTCCAGACTTGTATTACTGTTTGGAAGTATCTGTTTTTGGTCTCTTCAGCTGCATTTTAATATCATGCATTAATGGCAATGCTTAAAAGCAGAAATTTTTAGCTTCAGTACCTGTGAATGTAGTGGCTTCATAATGCCTCCAGATCGAGTGTTCTGGGTTTGTGTCTTGGCTGAGGACATTGTGTTGTGTTCCTGGGCAAGACACTTTCACAGCTCTCTCTACCCAGGTGCATAAATGAGTATACTGGCAGATTTAATACTTGGGGTAACCCTGCAATGGACTAGCATCCCATCCAATGGGGGAGTAGAAATATTCTTAGTTGATTCATGCTACAGAAATCAGAGATCATGGGCCATTTGGCTTGTGTGCAGACTTACCCTTGTCAGTAACTAAATCAAAGCACCCAGTGATTCTTTTGAATTAGATCACAGCAGAAGCATATAGTTGATATGCTTCTGATCACAGCAATGACCACCTTTTTAAATACTTGAGACTGATCCATTTTTATACTCCTGTGTGGAGAAATTTGGTCATAAATGCAAGAATGAATTTGTATTGCATGTGAACATAAGAAAACTGAATTCTTTTCTCCCTTTAATCTTTTTGAATTTGGTAATTTAAGGCTATGTTCTGGTTTATAGATCATCGTGAAGATACTGTACAAACTGCAACAAACAAAAGTTCTTTACCTTACTGTGTGACTGTATTCACGcatatttttgtatttataaaacatggattttaggctacattttgttttaaattttattttatacatgTAAAAGTTTCCTCTTCTCTTTGCTAGGCCACTTCTTTCAGTATTTGTCTCGATCatgcataaataaattttaggcAACGACTACTGCTCACTAGCTTTGCtcttaataaattaaaataaaatattatttcaatagGGTGCATAATATTTACAGTCAGACTGTAGTCTCCCTTATAATATAATGAAGTTTTTGGAATATAATATTCCATTGATGATCCATAGCCCATTGCAGAAACGTGAGAGTACTGGGGCGAGTTTCGTATATATATTAGATTGACAATCTAaacatttcaaatgaaaagctaCCCAGCCAAGTTTAAGAgttttcataaaattaaaaatttaagaGTTTTCAACAACTGTACAAGATCCATGAAGGCCAGTTAGTAAGCATGTTGCGGAATGTCAAATCTCTGCCGGTGCCTTCTGCATCTATTAAGCCGCCAACTTAGAAATTTGTGATTAGCTCTGGCCTATTACATCATACATCACATGTACTTTCTTTTGCACAGAGTTAGGTACACTGTGCTTTGTTATTGTTTAATAATTCTGTATCTGAACCACAAGTCAATTGAATAATGATTTTCAGGAGAAGGAGATCATGTTATTGCAAGAGCAGAATATGACTTTGATGGTGAAGGAGAGAAACAATTGTCATTCCGTGCTGGTGACATTCTTCGACTAGCGCCCAAAGGAAAACAGCCTCGCATCAGGGGATGGCTTTTGGGCACCGCTGACGGCCTAAATGAGGGTGTTGTTCCAGCTAATTACGTCAAGGTTAGAGATTTGTGTTCTCTTTGGTATAGTAATCTTAGGAGGGCAATAGCCAAAGTGAGGCAAATCAAGATGCCTGCCTCAGTCAATGTTTCTCCCCCCTGCCACCCCACttctgtttctttcttttttgaagggTGAAAGTTAAACACTTCAAAACACCTAGGAAGAAAATTTAACCATGGACATCGCCTTGGTCATAATTTGTTTCTGGCTACAGCCCTGCTGAGCCAAAAGTTACTCATCTTTGAATACCTTAGtgctgaaaaataaattataaatgcCTTAGtgctgaaaaataaattataaataaatgttATTCATTCTTTTCATATATTGCTTTTTACAACAAACAGATTTTGGGTCTTCGTCGTGGGAAGAAGGAATCAAAAGGCATCAAGAAAGGAAATGCCCAAGAATCACAGACACCACAGATAGAACAAAGTAGGAGATCTCAAACCAACATGGATCAGGAATTTGACAAGATCATTGAAAAGACAGATTCAGGACAGTTTGTTACCATCTCAGAACTTACTTGCAGAGGATTCCTCAAATGAAAGAACTCTTCTAGATGATGACCTTTCAGATTCTGATTTACCTATTAACCTTAATGAGGAACAAACTTAATACTGTTAGATTCAGTTGTTTAGACAGCCAATTAAACACTAGTGACATCATTTAGAACTCAACCACCCAGCTGACTGTAGAAGTGTATGAAGCATAACTTTTTGTGCTACTTTCTGTTCTCCGTTAGTTGTAACATACTACAGAAATTATACTTGACTGCTACCTTTGAGATGCCTCTGATTCTCAGCAGTGGGATCAACCTTCTTACTTACTTGTCCAAACTGTGTGCTTACCAGTATCATGGATATGTGTGGGGGGCATCATTTAAAATGCCAGGCCTGGTT
This window of the Acropora muricata isolate sample 2 chromosome 14, ASM3666990v1, whole genome shotgun sequence genome carries:
- the LOC136899568 gene encoding peroxisomal membrane protein PEX13-like isoform X2, yielding MCGEGDHVIARAEYDFDGEGEKQLSFRAGDILRLAPKGKQPRIRGWLLGTADGLNEGVVPANYVKILGLRRGKKESKGIKKGNAQESQTPQIEQSRRSQTNMDQEFDKIIEKTDSGQFVTISELTCRGFLK
- the LOC136899568 gene encoding peroxisomal membrane protein PEX13-like isoform X1; translated protein: MVGSSEEGEGDHVIARAEYDFDGEGEKQLSFRAGDILRLAPKGKQPRIRGWLLGTADGLNEGVVPANYVKILGLRRGKKESKGIKKGNAQESQTPQIEQSRRSQTNMDQEFDKIIEKTDSGQFVTISELTCRGFLK